A genome region from Sander vitreus isolate 19-12246 chromosome 21, sanVit1, whole genome shotgun sequence includes the following:
- the LOC144536282 gene encoding pre-mRNA splicing regulator USH1G-like — protein sequence MNDRYHRAARDGYLDVLKEATRKELNGPDEDGMTPTLWAAYHGNLEALRLIVARGGDPDRCDIWGNTPLHLAAANGHHNCLSFLVAFGANVWCLDNDYHTPLDMAATKEHMDCVRYLDSIAAKQITLNPKLVNKLKDRAFRAAERRIKDCAKLQRKHREHMERKFMKESAALDNLDAISFSSYASGSTLSKFNTVTSNMPYSQATLLSTAKGKAKIQKKLEKKKQVDGSFKIYEDGRKSVRSLSGLQLGNDVMFLKQGTYANSKERSRLNIRDMFHPDNDDDDGVSRAMSDPGLHEAAYSEISADSGRDSLFNRPGLGTMVFRRNYLSAGMFSTGAREEGSVVGSEPVGRAPNVRLRGRLPRRSPSFDEDSIGSAVSLQERNLQELPWEETDVGLDEDLEPESSPLETFLASQSLSEFMAIFRREKIDLEALLLCSDQDLASIHIPLGPRKKLLDACKKRLDTIDEPEAIEDTEL from the exons ATGAACGACCGGTACCACCGGGCGGCCAGGGACGGCTACCTGGACGTGCTGAAGGAGGCCACACGGAAGGAGCTGAACGGCCCGGATGAGGATGGGATGACACCGACCTTATGGGCCGCGTACCACGGCAACCTGGAGGCGCTCCGGCTCATAGTGGCGAGAGG GGGCGACCCGGACAGGTGTGACATCTGGGGAAACACACCGCTTCACCTGGCAGCTGCCAACGGCCACCACAACTGCCTGTCCTTCCTGGTGGCTTTCGGTGCCAACGTGTGGTGTCTGGACAACGACTACCACACACCGCTGGACATGGCCGCCACCAAGGAACACATGGACTGTGTTCGCTACCTGGACTCCATCGCTGCCAAGCAGATCACCCTCAACCCAAAGTTGGTCAACAAACTCAAGGACCGGGCGTTTCGAGCCGCCGAGCGCCGCATCAAAGACTGCGCAAAGCTCCAGAGGAAGCACCGTGAACATATGGAGAGGAAGTTCATGAAGGAGTCAGCGGCTTTAGACAACTTAGATGCTATCAGCTTTTCTAGCTATGCCAGCGGCAGCACACTGAGCAAGTTCAACACTGTCACCTCCAACATGCCATACTCGCAG GCCACCCTGCTCTCTACAGCCAAGGGCAAGGCCAAGATACAGAAGAagctggagaagaagaagcaggttGATGGATCGTTCAAGATCTATGAGGACGGGAGGAAAAGTGTGCGCTCGCTGTCCGGCCTGCAGCTCGGCAACGACGTCATGTTTCTCAAACAGGGTACATACGCCAACTCCAAGGAGCGCTCTCGCCTCAACATCCGTGACATGTTCCACCCTGACAATGACGACGATGACGGCGTCTCCCGTGCCATGAGCGACCCGGGCCTCCACGAGGCTGCGTATTCGGAGATCAGTGCCGACTCCGGACGCGATTCCCTGTTCAACCGCCCAGGGCTCGGCACCATGGTGTTCAGGAGGAACTATTTGAGTGCAGGCATGTTTAGTACCGGGGCACGGGAGGAAGGGAGTGTAGTAGGGAGTGAACCTGTGGGCCGGGCACCCAATGTTCGTCTACGAGGACGTCTGCCCCGCCGCTCGCCCAGCTTCGATGAGGACAGTATCGGTAGCGCCGTGAGCCTGCAAGAAAGAAACCTTCAGGAGTTGCCCTGGGAGGAGACTGACGTTGGGTTGGATGAGGACTTGGAGCCGGAGAGCAGTCCGCTGGAGACCTTCCTGGCCTCTCAAAGCCTCAGTGAGTTCATGGCGATCTTCAGGCGGGAGAAGATCGACCTGGAGGCTCTGCTGCTTTGTTCAGATCAGGACCTCGCTAGCATTCACATCCCTTTGGGCCCCAGGAAGAAACTTCTGGATGCCTGCAAGAAACGTCTGGACACCATAGATGAACCAGAGGCCATTGAAGACACTGAGCTCTGA